Sequence from the Solanum stenotomum isolate F172 unplaced genomic scaffold, ASM1918654v1 scaffold6805, whole genome shotgun sequence genome:
TTCAGTTATACCTGCATTAATGTTACAACTTTATTCAttaataaagatatatataaataactaaACAAATGTTTGTTATGAGACAATTACCACTCAAACTCCAAGTTGATTTGATGAGCGCCTTCTCTTGTAATTGTAGAAAGGTTGGGTAAGGCTACGAACAATATGCACTGTTGTTCCCGTCCTTCCCCAGACCCTGCGCAGAGAGGGCGCTTACCGTACGGAGCTTCCCTTTTTTGACTTGTAATTGTAGAAATGTTGGGTAAGTCTACTGATAGCCCCTTCTGGCTCGACCCTTCACCTAACCCCACACATAGTGTGGACTTGTCACACTGGGCTTCCCTTTCTTGTCTTGCAAATGCAGTTGATCCGAGGACTGTAAAGCTTTTCAATGCACTGTGCCAAGACATGTACTCACTACGTTTGTAACGTTTGGTACCGTCTCTGTTCCAACCTTCCAGCTCATTCATTAGGACCTACAA
This genomic interval carries:
- the LOC125852964 gene encoding uncharacterized protein LOC125852964 yields the protein EEVTFQSNLEPLCIKHINLVIQSSLKPRYESFLAEFFGYFHPRTLVVTVNSDARKHDFIQVLMNELEGWNRDGTKRYKRSEYMSWHSALKSFTVLGSTAFARQEREAQCDKSTLCVGLGEGSSQKGLSVDLPNISTITSQKREAPYGKRPLCAGSGEGREQQCILFVALPNLSTITREGAHQINLEFEW